One genomic region from Enterobacter hormaechei ATCC 49162 encodes:
- the cvpA gene encoding colicin V production protein, whose amino-acid sequence MVWIDYAIIAVIGFSCLVSLIRGFVREALSLVTWGCAFFVASHYYTYLSVWFTGFEDELVRNGIAIAVLFIATLIVGAIVNYVIGQLVEKTGLSGTDRVLGICFGALRGVLIVAAILFFLDTFTGFSKSEDWQKSQLIPEFSFIIRWFFDYLQSSSSFLPRA is encoded by the coding sequence ATGGTCTGGATTGATTACGCCATCATTGCGGTGATTGGTTTTTCCTGTCTGGTTAGCCTGATCCGTGGCTTTGTTCGTGAAGCGTTATCGCTGGTAACCTGGGGTTGTGCTTTCTTTGTTGCCAGTCATTACTACACTTACCTGTCTGTCTGGTTCACGGGCTTTGAAGATGAACTGGTCCGAAACGGAATCGCCATCGCGGTGCTGTTTATCGCGACGCTGATTGTCGGCGCTATCGTCAATTACGTGATAGGTCAACTGGTCGAGAAAACCGGTCTGTCAGGAACGGACAGGGTGCTCGGCATCTGTTTCGGGGCGTTGCGAGGCGTGCTGATTGTGGCCGCGATCCTGTTCTTCCTGGATACCTTTACCGGGTTTTCCAAAAGTGAAGACTGGCAAAAATCGCAGCTCATTCCGGAGTTCAGCTTCATCATCAGATGGTTCTTTGACTATCTGCAAAGCTCGTCGAGTTTCTTGCCCAGGGCATAA
- the dedD gene encoding cell division protein DedD — protein sequence MASKFQNRLTGTIVLVALGVIILPGLLDGQKKHYQDEFAAIPLVPKPGDREEPDMLPAATQALPAQPPEGAAEEVRAGDAAAPSLDPSRLATNNNIEIDPVPVEQPKPVEKPKPVEKPQPKPQRDKAAEQLAAASETPPPAKQDAAPTGKAYVVQLGALKNADKVNEIVSKLRGAGYRVYTSPTTPVQGKITRILVGPDASKDKLKGSLGELKQISGLSGVVMNYSAN from the coding sequence GTGGCGAGTAAGTTTCAGAACCGTTTAACAGGAACCATTGTGCTGGTCGCGCTCGGGGTGATTATTCTCCCGGGTCTGCTCGACGGGCAGAAAAAGCATTACCAGGATGAATTTGCGGCCATACCGCTGGTACCCAAGCCGGGCGATCGCGAGGAGCCCGACATGCTGCCAGCGGCAACGCAGGCGCTGCCTGCCCAGCCGCCGGAAGGCGCAGCGGAAGAGGTGCGCGCAGGTGATGCAGCCGCGCCGTCGCTCGATCCTTCGCGTCTGGCGACGAACAATAACATCGAGATTGATCCGGTGCCGGTAGAACAGCCTAAGCCTGTTGAGAAGCCGAAACCGGTGGAGAAGCCGCAGCCGAAACCGCAGCGGGATAAAGCGGCCGAGCAACTGGCAGCCGCCTCAGAAACGCCACCGCCAGCAAAACAAGACGCGGCACCGACCGGTAAAGCCTACGTTGTTCAGCTCGGTGCGTTGAAAAACGCTGATAAGGTCAATGAGATCGTGAGTAAACTGCGCGGCGCGGGATACCGTGTTTACACTTCACCCACCACACCGGTGCAGGGTAAAATCACCCGTATCCTTGTGGGGCCGGATGCGTCGAAGGATAAGCTCAAAGGTTCGCTGGGCGAGCTTAAGCAGATCTCCGGGTTGAGCGGTGTGGTGATGAACTACAGCGCGAACTGA
- a CDS encoding histidine ABC transporter permease HisQ, giving the protein MLYGFSGVILQGALVTLELAISSVVLAVLIGLAGAGAKLSANRPLALIFEGYTTLIRGVPDLVLMLLIFYGLQIALNGVTDAIGMDQIDIDPMVAGIITLGFIYGAYFTETFRGAYMAVPKGHIEAATAYGFTSSQTFRRIMFPAMMRYALPGIGNNWQVILKATALVSLLGLEDVVKATQLAGKSTWEPFYFAVVCGVIYLVFTTVSNGVLLLLERRYSVGVKRADL; this is encoded by the coding sequence ATGCTGTACGGATTTTCTGGCGTTATTTTACAGGGCGCGCTTGTCACCCTTGAGCTGGCTATCAGCTCCGTGGTGCTGGCGGTGCTGATAGGCCTGGCGGGCGCGGGGGCAAAATTATCCGCCAACAGACCGCTGGCGCTGATATTTGAAGGCTATACCACGCTGATTCGCGGCGTTCCTGACCTGGTGCTGATGCTGCTGATCTTTTACGGTCTGCAAATCGCACTTAATGGCGTGACGGATGCCATCGGCATGGATCAGATCGATATCGACCCCATGGTGGCCGGTATTATTACCCTTGGCTTTATCTACGGCGCCTACTTTACAGAGACCTTCCGCGGCGCTTACATGGCCGTGCCAAAGGGGCACATTGAAGCGGCGACCGCCTACGGTTTTACCTCTTCACAAACGTTTCGCCGGATCATGTTCCCGGCCATGATGCGCTACGCGCTGCCGGGTATCGGTAACAACTGGCAGGTTATTCTCAAGGCAACGGCGCTGGTCTCTCTGCTGGGGCTGGAAGATGTGGTGAAGGCCACCCAACTGGCAGGTAAAAGCACCTGGGAACCGTTCTATTTTGCGGTGGTCTGCGGTGTGATCTATCTGGTCTTTACGACCGTCTCCAATGGTGTGCTGCTTCTGCTCGAACGTCGCTACTCCGTGGGTGTGAAGAGGGCTGACCTGTGA
- a CDS encoding UbiX family flavin prenyltransferase, giving the protein MKRLIVGISGASGAIYGVRLLQVLRNVPGVETHLVMSQAARQTLSLETDLSLRDVQALADVVHDARDIAASISSGSFKTAGMVILPCSIKTLSGIVNSYTDTLVTRAADVVLKERRPLVLCVRETPLHLGHLRLMTQAAELGAVIMPPVPAFYHRPQSLDDVLNQTVNRVLDQFDIDLPEDLFTRWQGA; this is encoded by the coding sequence ATGAAACGACTCATTGTAGGGATCAGCGGTGCCAGCGGCGCGATTTATGGCGTCCGGCTGTTACAGGTGCTGCGTAACGTTCCAGGCGTAGAAACCCATCTGGTGATGAGCCAGGCGGCGCGTCAGACCCTCTCTCTTGAAACCGATCTCTCGCTGCGCGACGTGCAGGCCCTGGCTGACGTTGTCCACGATGCCCGCGATATCGCCGCCAGCATCTCCTCAGGCTCGTTCAAAACGGCCGGTATGGTGATCCTGCCCTGTTCCATTAAAACCCTCTCCGGCATTGTGAACAGCTATACCGACACGCTGGTGACGCGCGCGGCGGATGTGGTGCTGAAAGAGCGTCGGCCGCTGGTGCTCTGCGTGCGGGAAACGCCGCTGCATCTTGGGCATCTGCGCCTGATGACCCAGGCCGCCGAACTGGGAGCCGTGATTATGCCGCCGGTCCCCGCGTTCTATCATCGCCCGCAGTCGCTGGATGATGTTCTTAACCAGACCGTTAACCGCGTGCTGGATCAGTTCGATATCGACCTGCCGGAAGATCTCTTTACCCGCTGGCAGGGGGCGTGA
- the purF gene encoding amidophosphoribosyltransferase has product MCGIVGIAGFMPVNQSIYDALTVLQHRGQDAAGIITIDANNCFRLRKANGLVNDVFEARHMQRLQGNMGIGHVRYPTAGSSSASEAQPFYVNSPYGITLAHNGNLTNAHELRKKLFEEKRRHINTTSDSEILLNIFASELDNFRHYPLEADNIFAAVAATNRLIRGAYACVAMIIGHGMVAFRDPNGIRPLVLGKRDLGDGRSEYMVASESVALDTLGFEFLRDVAPGEAVYITEKGQLFTRQCADNPVSNPCLFEYVYFARPDSFIDKISVYSARVNMGTKLGEKIAREWDDLDIDVVIPIPETSCDIALEIARILDKPYRQGFVKNRYVGRTFIMPGQQLRRKSVRRKLNANRAEFRDKNVLLVDDSIVRGTTSEQIIEMAREAGAKKVYLASAAPEIRFPNVYGIDMPTANELIAHGREVDEIRQIIGADGLIFQDLNDLIDAVRAENPDIQQFECSVFNGIYVTKDVDQQYLDYLDSLRNDDAKAVQLQNDLESLEMHNEG; this is encoded by the coding sequence ATGTGCGGTATTGTCGGTATCGCCGGTTTCATGCCGGTAAACCAGTCGATTTATGACGCGTTAACGGTGCTTCAGCACCGTGGGCAGGATGCTGCGGGTATCATCACCATTGATGCAAACAACTGCTTCCGTTTACGTAAGGCGAATGGCCTGGTAAACGATGTGTTTGAAGCCCGCCATATGCAGCGTCTGCAAGGTAATATGGGGATCGGTCACGTTCGTTATCCTACTGCTGGCAGTTCCAGCGCCTCTGAGGCTCAGCCTTTTTACGTTAACTCCCCGTATGGCATCACGCTTGCCCACAACGGCAACCTGACCAACGCCCACGAGCTGCGTAAAAAGCTGTTTGAAGAGAAACGTCGCCACATTAACACCACTTCTGATTCTGAAATCCTGCTCAATATCTTTGCCAGCGAGCTGGATAACTTCCGCCACTACCCGCTGGAAGCAGACAACATTTTTGCCGCCGTTGCCGCGACTAACCGCCTGATCCGTGGCGCGTACGCTTGCGTAGCGATGATCATCGGTCACGGTATGGTAGCCTTCCGCGATCCAAACGGCATCCGCCCGCTGGTGCTCGGCAAACGTGACCTCGGCGATGGACGTTCCGAGTATATGGTTGCCTCCGAAAGCGTGGCGCTGGATACCCTGGGCTTCGAATTCCTGCGTGATGTCGCACCAGGCGAAGCGGTCTACATCACTGAGAAGGGCCAGCTGTTTACCCGCCAGTGCGCCGACAACCCGGTGAGCAACCCGTGCCTGTTCGAATACGTTTACTTCGCGCGTCCGGACTCGTTCATCGACAAGATTTCCGTTTACAGCGCGCGCGTCAACATGGGCACGAAGCTGGGCGAGAAGATTGCCCGCGAGTGGGACGATCTCGACATCGACGTGGTGATCCCAATCCCTGAAACCTCCTGTGATATCGCGCTGGAGATTGCCCGCATTCTGGACAAGCCGTACCGTCAGGGCTTCGTAAAAAACCGCTACGTGGGCCGCACCTTTATCATGCCTGGCCAGCAGCTTCGTCGTAAATCCGTACGTCGTAAGCTGAACGCTAACCGCGCCGAGTTCCGCGACAAGAACGTGCTGCTGGTGGATGACTCCATCGTGCGCGGCACGACGTCTGAGCAGATCATCGAAATGGCGCGCGAGGCCGGGGCGAAGAAAGTGTATCTTGCCTCCGCAGCCCCAGAAATTCGCTTCCCGAACGTGTACGGCATTGATATGCCAACCGCTAACGAGCTGATTGCGCATGGTCGTGAAGTGGATGAGATTCGCCAGATCATCGGGGCCGACGGCCTGATTTTCCAGGATCTGAACGATCTGATCGACGCGGTGCGCGCCGAGAACCCGGATATTCAGCAGTTCGAATGCTCGGTGTTCAATGGGATCTACGTGACGAAAGACGTTGACCAGCAGTATCTCGACTACCTTGATTCGCTGCGTAACGACGATGCGAAAGCCGTCCAGCTGCAAAACGATCTCGAAAGTTTAGAGATGCACAACGAAGGTTGA
- a CDS encoding TIGR01777 family oxidoreductase, whose product MKILLTGGTGLIGRHLIPRLQALHHDITVVTRSPEKARQVLGAGVEIWKGLAERQDLNGFDAVINLAGEPIADKRWTEEQKQRLCNSRWNMTEKLVELIRNSETPPSVLISGSATGYYGDLGEVVVTEEEPPHNEFTHKLCAQWERIACAAQSNRTRVCLLRTGVVLAPKGGILGKMLPPFKMGLGGPIGNGRQYLAWIHIDDMVNGILWLLDNDLRGPFNMVSPYPVRNEQFAHALGHALHRPAVLRVPATAIRLLMGESSVLVLGGQRALPKRLEAAGFTFRWYDLEEALGDVVQ is encoded by the coding sequence ATGAAGATCCTGCTCACCGGCGGTACGGGCCTGATTGGTCGCCATCTCATTCCACGCTTGCAGGCGTTGCATCACGATATTACCGTGGTCACGCGCAGCCCGGAGAAAGCCCGTCAGGTGCTGGGCGCTGGGGTTGAGATCTGGAAAGGCCTGGCGGAACGGCAGGATCTGAACGGTTTTGACGCCGTCATCAACCTCGCAGGTGAACCTATCGCCGATAAACGCTGGACTGAAGAGCAAAAACAGCGTTTATGCAACAGCCGCTGGAACATGACCGAAAAGCTTGTGGAGCTGATTCGTAACAGCGAGACGCCGCCCTCGGTGCTGATTTCCGGCTCTGCTACAGGCTACTATGGCGATCTCGGTGAAGTGGTGGTGACCGAAGAGGAGCCGCCGCACAACGAATTTACCCATAAACTTTGCGCCCAGTGGGAACGCATCGCCTGCGCGGCGCAGAGCAATCGTACCCGCGTCTGCCTGCTGCGCACCGGCGTGGTGCTTGCGCCAAAAGGCGGTATTCTCGGTAAAATGCTGCCGCCGTTTAAAATGGGGCTTGGCGGGCCTATCGGCAACGGCCGTCAGTATCTGGCGTGGATCCATATCGACGATATGGTCAACGGCATTCTCTGGCTGCTGGATAACGACCTGCGCGGGCCGTTTAACATGGTATCTCCCTATCCGGTACGTAATGAACAGTTTGCCCACGCCCTGGGTCATGCCCTGCATCGCCCGGCGGTGCTGCGCGTGCCTGCAACAGCGATCCGGCTGCTGATGGGCGAGTCTTCCGTGCTGGTGCTGGGCGGGCAGCGCGCGCTGCCAAAACGGCTGGAAGCGGCCGGGTTTACGTTCCGCTGGTATGACTTAGAAGAGGCGCTGGGGGATGTGGTGCAGTGA
- the argT gene encoding lysine/arginine/ornithine ABC transporter substrate-binding protein ArgT: MKKTVLALSLLVGLSAAAGSYAALPQTVRIGTDATYAPFSSKDAKGDFVGFDIDLGNEMCKRMEVKCTWVGSDFDALIPSLKAKKIDAIISSLSITEKRQQEIAFSEKLYAADSRLIAAKGSPIQPTIDSLKGKHVGVLQGSTQEGYANANWREKGVDVVAYQNQDLIYSDLAAGRLDAAFQDEVAASEGFLKQPAGKEYAFAGPSVKDKKYFGDGTGIGLRKDDTELKAAFDKAFNELRKDGTYDKLAKKYFDFNVYGD; the protein is encoded by the coding sequence ATGAAGAAGACGGTTCTGGCTCTGTCTTTGCTCGTGGGCTTGAGTGCAGCAGCAGGCAGCTATGCAGCGCTTCCACAGACAGTTCGTATCGGTACAGACGCAACCTACGCGCCATTCTCATCCAAGGATGCGAAAGGCGATTTCGTAGGGTTTGATATCGATCTGGGAAATGAGATGTGCAAACGCATGGAAGTGAAATGCACATGGGTGGGCAGTGACTTTGACGCGCTGATCCCGTCGCTGAAAGCCAAGAAAATTGATGCCATTATCTCTTCTCTCTCCATCACGGAAAAACGTCAGCAGGAGATCGCCTTCTCTGAGAAGCTCTACGCTGCCGATTCACGTCTGATTGCCGCGAAAGGTTCCCCCATCCAGCCGACCATCGACTCGCTGAAAGGCAAGCATGTTGGTGTGCTTCAGGGCTCGACTCAGGAAGGTTACGCGAATGCCAACTGGCGCGAGAAGGGCGTCGATGTGGTTGCCTACCAGAATCAGGATTTGATCTATTCTGACCTGGCGGCAGGCCGTCTGGATGCCGCGTTCCAGGATGAAGTCGCCGCGAGCGAAGGCTTCCTGAAACAACCTGCGGGTAAAGAGTACGCCTTTGCTGGCCCGTCGGTAAAAGACAAAAAGTACTTTGGCGACGGCACCGGTATTGGCCTGCGTAAGGATGATACCGAGCTGAAAGCCGCCTTCGACAAAGCGTTTAATGAGCTGCGTAAAGACGGTACCTACGACAAACTGGCGAAGAAATACTTCGATTTTAACGTCTACGGTGATTAA
- the hisJ gene encoding histidine ABC transporter substrate-binding protein HisJ, with the protein MKKLVLSLSLVLAFSSATAAFAAIPQKIRIGTDPTYAPFESKNAKGELVGFDIDLANELCKRIKAQCTYVENPLDALIPSLKAKKIDVIMSSLSITEKRQQEIAFTDKLYAADSRLVVAKSSDIQPTLESLKGKRVGVLQGTTQETYGNEHWAPKGIEIVSYQGQENIYADLTAGRIDAAFQDEVAASEGFLKQPVGKDYKFGGPSIKDEKLFGVGTGMGLRKEDNELREALNKAFAEMRADGTYDKLAKKYFDFNVYGG; encoded by the coding sequence ATGAAAAAACTGGTGTTGTCACTTTCTCTGGTACTGGCCTTTTCCAGCGCCACCGCGGCATTCGCAGCCATTCCGCAAAAAATTCGTATTGGAACTGACCCAACCTATGCACCTTTCGAATCGAAGAATGCGAAGGGGGAACTGGTCGGTTTTGACATTGATCTGGCTAACGAGCTGTGCAAACGCATTAAAGCGCAATGTACCTACGTTGAAAACCCGCTGGATGCGCTGATCCCGTCTCTGAAAGCGAAAAAAATCGACGTGATCATGTCCTCCCTGTCCATCACAGAAAAACGCCAGCAGGAGATTGCCTTTACGGACAAACTCTACGCGGCAGATTCCCGTCTGGTGGTAGCGAAATCCTCTGACATTCAGCCAACCCTTGAATCTCTGAAAGGCAAACGCGTGGGCGTGTTGCAGGGGACTACGCAGGAAACCTACGGCAACGAGCACTGGGCACCTAAAGGGATTGAAATTGTCTCTTACCAGGGCCAGGAAAACATCTACGCAGACCTTACGGCAGGCCGTATTGACGCGGCATTCCAGGATGAAGTGGCGGCAAGCGAAGGCTTCCTGAAACAGCCTGTGGGTAAAGATTACAAATTCGGCGGTCCATCCATTAAGGATGAAAAACTCTTTGGCGTCGGCACCGGTATGGGCCTGCGTAAAGAAGACAATGAACTGCGTGAAGCCCTGAACAAAGCGTTCGCCGAAATGCGCGCGGACGGCACCTACGACAAGCTGGCGAAAAAGTACTTCGATTTTAATGTTTACGGCGGCTAA
- the hisP gene encoding histidine ABC transporter ATP-binding protein HisP — translation MAENKLNVIDLHKRYGEHEVLKGVSLEANAGDVISIIGSSGSGKSTFLRCINFLEKPSEGSIVVSGQNINMVRDKDGQLKVADKNQLRLLRTRLTMVFQHFNLWSHMTVLENVMEAPIQVLGLSKQEARERAVKYLAKVGIDERQQIKYPVHLSGGQQQRVSIARALAMEPEVLLFDEPTSALDPELVGEVLRIMQKLAEEGKTMVVVTHEMGFARNVSNHVIFLHQGKIEEQGHPDEVLANPQSPRLQQFLKGSLK, via the coding sequence ATGGCTGAGAACAAATTAAACGTAATTGATTTGCACAAGCGCTACGGCGAACATGAAGTGCTGAAAGGGGTGTCGCTGGAGGCTAACGCGGGCGACGTGATCAGTATTATCGGCTCATCAGGTTCGGGTAAAAGTACCTTCCTGCGCTGCATCAACTTCCTCGAAAAGCCGAGCGAAGGGTCGATTGTGGTGAGCGGACAGAACATTAACATGGTCCGTGATAAAGACGGTCAGCTTAAAGTGGCGGATAAAAACCAGCTGCGCCTCCTGCGCACACGCCTGACGATGGTGTTCCAGCACTTCAACCTCTGGAGCCACATGACGGTGCTGGAGAACGTGATGGAAGCGCCCATTCAGGTGCTCGGCTTAAGCAAGCAGGAAGCCCGTGAGCGTGCGGTGAAATATCTGGCGAAAGTGGGTATCGACGAGCGTCAGCAGATCAAATATCCGGTACACCTGTCAGGGGGTCAACAGCAGCGTGTTTCCATCGCCCGTGCGCTGGCGATGGAGCCGGAAGTGTTGCTGTTTGATGAACCGACCTCCGCGCTGGATCCTGAACTCGTTGGCGAAGTGCTGCGCATCATGCAGAAGCTGGCCGAAGAGGGCAAAACGATGGTCGTGGTGACGCACGAGATGGGCTTCGCCCGTAACGTTTCTAACCACGTTATCTTCCTGCATCAGGGCAAGATTGAGGAGCAGGGGCACCCGGATGAGGTGCTGGCGAACCCGCAAAGCCCGCGTTTGCAGCAGTTCCTGAAGGGCTCGTTGAAGTAG
- the folX gene encoding dihydroneopterin triphosphate 2'-epimerase translates to MSQHDAVIRIKNLRLRTFIGIKEEEIANRQDIVVNVVIHYPADKARASEDINDALNYRTITKSIIQYVENNRFALLEKLTQDVLDIAREHHWVTYAEVEIDKLHALRYADSVSMTLSWQRQA, encoded by the coding sequence ATGTCCCAGCATGACGCTGTTATTCGTATAAAAAATTTACGCTTACGCACGTTCATTGGTATCAAAGAGGAGGAGATCGCTAATCGCCAGGACATCGTGGTGAATGTGGTGATCCACTACCCGGCAGACAAGGCGCGCGCCAGCGAGGACATCAATGACGCGCTGAACTATCGCACGATCACCAAAAGCATCATCCAGTACGTTGAGAATAACCGTTTTGCGCTACTGGAAAAATTAACTCAGGATGTGCTCGACATCGCACGCGAACACCACTGGGTCACTTATGCTGAAGTGGAGATCGATAAACTTCACGCCCTGCGTTACGCCGACTCCGTCTCGATGACGTTAAGCTGGCAGCGCCAGGCGTAA
- a CDS encoding GNAT family N-acetyltransferase produces the protein MATITTPRLHLTPFEPSDWAFFRSLREDPTIMRYMAAITPEKETRRVFAARLMAEHVFVIRFRDDNTPLGDIGLQISPANREEADIGYTVVPAAQGKGIASEALRAVCDYAFNQAGVKAINAWVLADNSGSVRVLEKAGFVRTQVLEKAYEINGVRYDDWGYRLECGAV, from the coding sequence ATGGCAACCATCACCACTCCCCGGCTCCATCTCACCCCTTTCGAACCTTCTGACTGGGCATTCTTCCGCTCTCTGCGTGAAGACCCCACCATCATGCGCTACATGGCCGCAATCACACCGGAAAAAGAGACGCGCCGCGTATTTGCCGCACGCCTGATGGCCGAGCACGTCTTCGTGATCCGCTTTCGGGATGACAATACGCCGCTGGGCGATATCGGCCTGCAAATCAGCCCGGCAAACCGTGAAGAGGCGGATATTGGCTACACGGTTGTACCTGCCGCGCAGGGCAAAGGCATTGCCAGCGAGGCGCTGCGTGCGGTGTGTGATTACGCCTTTAACCAGGCGGGCGTAAAGGCGATTAACGCCTGGGTGCTGGCGGATAACAGCGGGTCGGTGCGGGTACTGGAGAAAGCCGGTTTTGTACGTACGCAGGTACTGGAAAAGGCGTATGAGATTAACGGCGTGCGGTATGACGACTGGGGGTATCGGCTGGAGTGTGGTGCGGTGTGA
- the folC gene encoding bifunctional tetrahydrofolate synthase/dihydrofolate synthase, giving the protein MENKSIPQATSPLAAWLSYLENLHSKTIDMGLERVSQVAARLDVLKPAPFVFTVAGTNGKGTTCRTLESVLMAAGYKVGVYSSPHLVRYTERVRVQNTELAESAHTASFAAIEAARGETSLTYFEYGTLSALWLFKQAQLDVVILEVGLGGRLDATNMVDADVAVVTSIALDHTDWLGPDRESIGREKAGIFRANKPAVVGEPDMPHTIADVANEKGAHLLRRGEDWQYEVQDNGWRFSDAHGVLDNLPLPQVPQPNAATALAALRTSGLAVSEQAIRDGIQNALLPGRFQIVSESPRLILDVAHNPHAAAYLAGRLKSLPKTGRVLAVIGMLHDKDIGGTLACMESVVDSWYCAPLEGPRGATAEQLMEHLGKGEIYSSVVSAWRAAMAEAKPEDTVLVCGSFHTVAHVMEVMDAGRTGGE; this is encoded by the coding sequence ATGGAAAATAAAAGCATTCCTCAAGCCACGTCGCCCCTGGCCGCGTGGCTTTCTTATCTGGAAAATCTGCACAGTAAAACTATCGACATGGGCCTTGAGCGCGTAAGCCAGGTTGCCGCGCGTCTTGACGTGCTGAAACCCGCGCCTTTCGTGTTTACCGTCGCCGGCACTAACGGTAAAGGCACCACCTGTCGCACCCTGGAATCTGTCCTGATGGCGGCGGGGTACAAGGTTGGCGTATACAGCTCGCCGCATCTGGTGCGCTATACCGAGCGCGTGAGGGTGCAGAACACCGAGCTGGCGGAATCGGCCCATACGGCGTCGTTTGCGGCTATTGAAGCTGCGCGCGGGGAAACCTCATTAACCTATTTTGAATACGGCACCCTGTCGGCGCTGTGGCTGTTTAAACAGGCGCAGCTGGACGTGGTGATCCTGGAAGTGGGGCTGGGCGGGCGTCTGGATGCCACCAATATGGTGGATGCGGATGTCGCCGTCGTCACCAGCATCGCGCTGGATCACACCGACTGGCTGGGTCCGGACCGCGAAAGCATTGGTCGCGAGAAGGCCGGTATTTTCCGCGCCAACAAGCCCGCCGTGGTCGGTGAGCCGGACATGCCGCACACCATTGCTGATGTCGCAAACGAGAAGGGCGCACATCTGCTGCGTCGCGGCGAAGACTGGCAATATGAGGTGCAGGACAACGGCTGGCGCTTTAGCGACGCCCACGGGGTGCTGGACAACCTGCCGCTGCCGCAGGTGCCACAGCCTAACGCGGCGACCGCGCTGGCGGCACTGCGCACCAGCGGATTAGCGGTAAGCGAGCAGGCGATCCGCGATGGCATTCAGAACGCACTGCTGCCGGGGCGTTTTCAGATTGTGAGCGAGTCGCCGCGTCTGATTCTGGACGTGGCGCATAACCCGCACGCGGCGGCGTACCTCGCAGGACGTCTCAAATCGTTACCAAAAACCGGGCGCGTGCTGGCGGTTATCGGTATGCTTCATGATAAAGATATTGGCGGTACGCTGGCCTGCATGGAGAGTGTGGTCGATAGCTGGTATTGTGCTCCTCTGGAAGGGCCGCGCGGCGCGACTGCTGAGCAGTTGATGGAACATCTCGGCAAAGGCGAAATCTACAGCAGTGTGGTTTCGGCCTGGCGTGCTGCGATGGCGGAGGCTAAACCAGAAGATACCGTGCTGGTGTGTGGATCATTCCACACGGTGGCACATGTCATGGAAGTGATGGACGCGGGGAGAACCGGTGGCGAGTAA
- a CDS encoding ABC transporter permease has translation MIEIIQEYWKSLLWTDGYRFTGVAITLWLLISSVVMGGILAVFLAIGRVSNNKFIQFPIWLFTYVFRGTPLYVQLLVFYSGMYTLEIVKGTEMLNAFFRSGLNCTVLALTLNTCAYTTEIFAGAIRSVPHGEIEAARAYGFSSVKLYRCIILPSALRIALPAYSNEVILMLHSTALAFTATVPDLLKIARDINSATYQPFTAFGIAAVLYLIISYVLISLFRKAEKRWLQHIKPSTH, from the coding sequence GTGATTGAGATTATTCAGGAGTACTGGAAATCCCTGCTGTGGACGGATGGCTACCGCTTCACCGGCGTGGCGATCACGCTGTGGCTGCTGATTTCCTCGGTGGTAATGGGCGGCATTCTGGCGGTGTTTCTCGCCATCGGTCGCGTGTCGAACAACAAATTTATCCAGTTCCCGATCTGGCTGTTCACCTACGTGTTTCGCGGTACGCCGCTGTATGTGCAGCTGCTGGTGTTCTATTCGGGGATGTACACGCTGGAGATCGTGAAAGGCACCGAGATGCTGAACGCGTTCTTCCGCAGCGGTCTGAACTGTACGGTGCTGGCGCTGACCCTCAATACCTGCGCCTACACCACTGAGATCTTCGCCGGGGCCATTCGTTCCGTGCCGCACGGTGAGATTGAGGCGGCGCGCGCGTACGGCTTCTCCTCCGTGAAGCTTTACCGCTGTATTATTCTGCCTTCAGCGCTGCGTATTGCACTGCCGGCGTACAGCAATGAAGTGATTTTAATGCTGCATTCCACGGCGCTGGCGTTTACCGCCACGGTACCGGATCTGTTAAAGATTGCCCGCGATATTAACTCTGCCACCTACCAGCCGTTTACGGCGTTTGGCATTGCGGCAGTGCTCTATTTGATCATTTCTTACGTTCTGATCAGCCTGTTCCGTAAGGCTGAAAAACGCTGGTTGCAGCATATAAAACCGTCGACGCACTGA